A single genomic interval of Musa acuminata AAA Group cultivar baxijiao chromosome BXJ3-4, Cavendish_Baxijiao_AAA, whole genome shotgun sequence harbors:
- the LOC103975807 gene encoding probable aquaporin NIP5-1, with amino-acid sequence MPEPETPNVSAPATPGTPGAPLFNSLRVDSLSYDRKSMPRCNRCLPLESWASSPHTCFVELPKPDVSLTRKLGAEFVGTFILIFGATAAPIVNQKYNGAETLIGNAACAGLAVMIVILSTGHISGAHLNPSLTIAFAMLRHFPWAHVPAYILAQVSASICASFALKAVFHPFLSGGVTVPSVSSPQAFFIEFLITFNLLFVVTAVATDTRAVGELAGIAVGATVMLNILVAGPSSGGSMNPVRTLGPAVAAGNYERIWIYLVAPTAGAVTGAAVYTAVKLKEEDGEMPRQVRSFRR; translated from the exons ATGCCGGAGCCGGAGACGCCGAACGTGTCGGCCCCGGCGACGCCGGGCACGCCGGGCGCGCCGCTCTTCAACTCGCTCCGAGTTGACTCGCTGTCTTACGACCGGAAGTCGATGCCGAGGTGCAACAGGTGCCTCCCGTTGGAGTCGTGGGCCTCCTCCCCCCACACGTGCTTCGTCGAGCTCCCCAAGCCCGACGTCTCCCTCACCCGCAAG CTGGGAGCAGAATTTGTGGGGACATTCATCCTCATATTTGGCGCCACGGCAGCACCGATCGTGAACCAGAAGTACAACGGCGCCGAGACCCTCATCGGCAACGCCGCCTGCGCCGGCCTGGCGGTCATGATCGTCATCCTGTCCACAGGCCACATCTCCGGCGCCCACCTCAACCCGTCCCTCACCATCGCCTTCGCGATGCTGCGCCACTTCCCCTGGGCCCACGTCCCCGCCTACATCCTCGCCCAGGTCTCCGCCTCCATCTGCGCCTCCTTCGCCCTCAAGGCCGTCTTCCACCCCTTCCTCTCCGGCGGCGTCACCGTGCCCTCCGTCAGCTCCCCCCAGGCCTTCTTCATCGAGTTCCTCATCACCTTCAACCTCCTCTTCGTCGTCACCGCCGTCGCCACCGACACTCGTGCC GTGGGGGAATTGGCAGGAATCGCGGTGGGGGCCACGGTCATGCTTAACATTCTGGTGGCCGG GCCATCGAGCGGGGGATCGATGAACCCGGTTCGGACGCTTGGGCCGGCGGTAGCGGCCGGCAATTACGAGCGGATTTGGATATATCTGGTGGCGCCGACGGCCGGGGCAGTCACGGGAGCCGCCGTTTACACGGCCGTCAAGCTCAAGGAGGAGGACGGCGAGATGCCACGGCAAGTTAGGAGCTTCCGCCGTTAA
- the LOC135581762 gene encoding mediator of RNA polymerase II transcription subunit 19a-like isoform X3, whose protein sequence is MDPESKKFGRGPRELTGDTEIRKGEGMELGQLFQSAPYLRETTAQIQQFNLDILGQAFELRDTAPIDLPLSEKGTPTIPGKSKGDSKDKGRKHKKHKVKDREKDKEHKKHKRRHKDRSKDKDREKKKDKSGHHDSGGDHSKKHHEKKRKHDGNEDSVDNHKHKKSKVVGMHKSLKIEEVGGIKVSS, encoded by the exons ATGGATCCTGAGAGCAAGAAGTTTGGAAGAG GACCTAGGGAGCTTACAG GAGACACAGAAATCCGAAAGGGAGAAGGCATGGAGCTGGGTCAGCTCTTTCAGAGTGCTCCATACCTGAGAGAGACAACAGCTCAGATTCAACAATTCAACTTGGATATACTAGGGCAAGCATTTGAGCTGCGAGATACTGCCCCTATTGACTTGCCTTTG TCAGAAAAAGGAACACCAACCATTCCTGGGAAATCTAAAGGAGATTCTAAAGACAAGGGGAGGAAGCACAAAAAACACAAGGTCAAAGATAGAGAAAAGGACAAGGAGCATAAGAAGCACAAACGTCGACATAAAGATCGGAGTAAAGATAAAGACCGAGAGAAAAAGAAGGATAAAAGTGGACATCATGATTCTGGTGGTGATCATTCAAAGAAACATCATGAGAAG AAGAGGAAACATGATGGTAATGAAGATTCAGTAGATaatcacaaacacaagaaaagTAAGGTAGTTGGCATG CATAAGAGTCTAAAGATTGAAGAAGTGGGAGGGATAAAGGTTTCAAGCTGA
- the LOC135581762 gene encoding mediator of RNA polymerase II transcription subunit 19a-like isoform X1, translated as MDPESKKFGRGPRELTGAADLINRYKLSAHHDFFCKRILPLSISDTHYLHNVVGDTEIRKGEGMELGQLFQSAPYLRETTAQIQQFNLDILGQAFELRDTAPIDLPLSEKGTPTIPGKSKGDSKDKGRKHKKHKVKDREKDKEHKKHKRRHKDRSKDKDREKKKDKSGHHDSGGDHSKKHHEKKRKHDGNEDSVDNHKHKKSKVVGMHKSLKIEEVGGIKVSS; from the exons ATGGATCCTGAGAGCAAGAAGTTTGGAAGAG GACCTAGGGAGCTTACAGGTGCTGCTGATTTGATTAACCGCTACAAGCTGTCAGCACACCATGATTTCTTTTGCAAAAGAATTCTTCCTTTGTCAATTTCAGACACACATTATCTCCACAATGTTGTAGGAGACACAGAAATCCGAAAGGGAGAAGGCATGGAGCTGGGTCAGCTCTTTCAGAGTGCTCCATACCTGAGAGAGACAACAGCTCAGATTCAACAATTCAACTTGGATATACTAGGGCAAGCATTTGAGCTGCGAGATACTGCCCCTATTGACTTGCCTTTG TCAGAAAAAGGAACACCAACCATTCCTGGGAAATCTAAAGGAGATTCTAAAGACAAGGGGAGGAAGCACAAAAAACACAAGGTCAAAGATAGAGAAAAGGACAAGGAGCATAAGAAGCACAAACGTCGACATAAAGATCGGAGTAAAGATAAAGACCGAGAGAAAAAGAAGGATAAAAGTGGACATCATGATTCTGGTGGTGATCATTCAAAGAAACATCATGAGAAG AAGAGGAAACATGATGGTAATGAAGATTCAGTAGATaatcacaaacacaagaaaagTAAGGTAGTTGGCATG CATAAGAGTCTAAAGATTGAAGAAGTGGGAGGGATAAAGGTTTCAAGCTGA
- the LOC135581762 gene encoding mediator of RNA polymerase II transcription subunit 19a-like isoform X4: protein MDPESKKFGRGPRELTEIRKGEGMELGQLFQSAPYLRETTAQIQQFNLDILGQAFELRDTAPIDLPLSEKGTPTIPGKSKGDSKDKGRKHKKHKVKDREKDKEHKKHKRRHKDRSKDKDREKKKDKSGHHDSGGDHSKKHHEKKRKHDGNEDSVDNHKHKKSKVVGMHKSLKIEEVGGIKVSS, encoded by the exons ATGGATCCTGAGAGCAAGAAGTTTGGAAGAG GACCTAGGGAGCTTACAG AAATCCGAAAGGGAGAAGGCATGGAGCTGGGTCAGCTCTTTCAGAGTGCTCCATACCTGAGAGAGACAACAGCTCAGATTCAACAATTCAACTTGGATATACTAGGGCAAGCATTTGAGCTGCGAGATACTGCCCCTATTGACTTGCCTTTG TCAGAAAAAGGAACACCAACCATTCCTGGGAAATCTAAAGGAGATTCTAAAGACAAGGGGAGGAAGCACAAAAAACACAAGGTCAAAGATAGAGAAAAGGACAAGGAGCATAAGAAGCACAAACGTCGACATAAAGATCGGAGTAAAGATAAAGACCGAGAGAAAAAGAAGGATAAAAGTGGACATCATGATTCTGGTGGTGATCATTCAAAGAAACATCATGAGAAG AAGAGGAAACATGATGGTAATGAAGATTCAGTAGATaatcacaaacacaagaaaagTAAGGTAGTTGGCATG CATAAGAGTCTAAAGATTGAAGAAGTGGGAGGGATAAAGGTTTCAAGCTGA
- the LOC135581762 gene encoding mediator of RNA polymerase II transcription subunit 19a-like isoform X2: protein MDPESKKFGRGPRELTGAADLINRYKLSAHHDFFCKRILPLSISDTHYLHNVVGDTEIRKGEGMELGQLFQSAPYLRETTAQIQQFNLDILGQAFELRDTAPIDLPLSEKGTPTIPGKSKGDSKDKGRKHKKHKVKDREKDKEHKKHKRRHKDRSKDKDREKKKDKSGHHDSGGDHSKKHHEKKRKHDGNEDSVDNHKHKKSKHKSLKIEEVGGIKVSS, encoded by the exons ATGGATCCTGAGAGCAAGAAGTTTGGAAGAG GACCTAGGGAGCTTACAGGTGCTGCTGATTTGATTAACCGCTACAAGCTGTCAGCACACCATGATTTCTTTTGCAAAAGAATTCTTCCTTTGTCAATTTCAGACACACATTATCTCCACAATGTTGTAGGAGACACAGAAATCCGAAAGGGAGAAGGCATGGAGCTGGGTCAGCTCTTTCAGAGTGCTCCATACCTGAGAGAGACAACAGCTCAGATTCAACAATTCAACTTGGATATACTAGGGCAAGCATTTGAGCTGCGAGATACTGCCCCTATTGACTTGCCTTTG TCAGAAAAAGGAACACCAACCATTCCTGGGAAATCTAAAGGAGATTCTAAAGACAAGGGGAGGAAGCACAAAAAACACAAGGTCAAAGATAGAGAAAAGGACAAGGAGCATAAGAAGCACAAACGTCGACATAAAGATCGGAGTAAAGATAAAGACCGAGAGAAAAAGAAGGATAAAAGTGGACATCATGATTCTGGTGGTGATCATTCAAAGAAACATCATGAGAAG AAGAGGAAACATGATGGTAATGAAGATTCAGTAGATaatcacaaacacaagaaaagTAAG CATAAGAGTCTAAAGATTGAAGAAGTGGGAGGGATAAAGGTTTCAAGCTGA
- the LOC135635410 gene encoding probable serine protease EDA2, which yields MHGHSFAASAFFFLCMHMRTLLGIISLLLFLLSFPSASESYGLRRLQEKGGYLTQEEHWFHQTLDHFSPTCHSIFKQRFYEFLDYYQAPNGPIFLIIGGESELDGIYHSYVSVLAKKFGAALVSLEHRYYGKSSPFKILSTENLRFLSSKQALFDLAVFHKYYQEHLHGKYNMSEYESAWFVIGSSYAGALSAWFHLKFPHLTCGSLASSASILASYNFIEYDQQVGESAGAECKAVLQEITTLVDRKLEEEGQRVKNLFGAAKISNNVDFLYLLADAAAAAFQYGFPDDLCSPLVDAKTNGKDLLRVYATYVKDYYLRRYSSIELYDRQRFRNTTPSEISAGRLWSFQICTEFGNFQVAPKFDAIRSPKIDLRYHLDLCKDMFGEGISPNLNMTNIYYGGTNIAGSKIIFTNGSQDPWRHASKQTSTKDLPSYLIKCHNCAHGIDIIGCPKSASKIKGGLEQCTTAVQQVRQHIMDHIGLWLSQCSVTMSS from the exons ATGCATGGCCACTCTTTTGCTGCTTCTGCTTTCTTCTTTCTGTGCATGCATATGAGGACTCTTCTCGGCATCAtctctctccttctctttctcttgTCTTTCCCCTCTGCATCGGAGTCGTATGGTCTCCGCAGGCTTCAGGAGAAGGGCGGCTACCTCACCCAAGAGGAGCACTGGTTCCACCAAACCCTCGATCACTTCTCCCCCACG TGTCATAGTATATTCAAGCAGCGATTTTACGAATTTCTTGATTACTACCAAGCTCCAAATGGACCAATATTTCTCATAATTGGTGGTGAATCAGAACTAGATGGGATCTACCACAGTTATGTATCT GTGCTAGCAAAGAAGTTTGGTGCAGCTTTGGTTTCTCTTGAGCATAGGTATTATGGAAAGAGTTCACCTTTCAAAATACTGTCAACAGAAAACCTAAGGTTTCTATCCTCCAAACAGGCATTGTTTGACTTGGCTGTTTTCCACAAATATTACCAA gagCATTTGCATGGAAAATACAATATGTCAGAATATGAGAGTGCATGGTTTGTGATTGGTAGCTCATATGCTGGAGCACTTAGTGCATGGTTCCATTTGAAGTTTCCTCACCTAACTTGTGGGAGTCTTGCAAGCTCTGCATCTATTCTTGCAAGCTACAACTTCATTGAATATGACCAACAG GTTGGAGAGTCAGCTGGTGCTGAATGTAAAGCTGTGTTGCAAGAAATTACTACTCTTGTGGATAGGAAACTCGAGGAAGAAGGACAACGAGTGAAGAACTTGTTTGGTGCAGCTAAG ATTAGCAACAATGTCGACTTCTTGTATCTTCTAGCTGATGCTGCAGCTGCAGCT TTTCAGTATGGGTTTCCTGATGATCTATGTTCTCCTCTTGTTGATGCCAAGACAAATGGGAAGGACTTATTG AGAGTATATGCTACTTATGTTAAGGATTATTATCTTAGGAGATACTCATCGATCGAACTTTACGATCGACAACGTTTTCGGAATACGACTCCCAGTGAAATTAGCG CGGGTCGATTATGGTCTTTCCAAATTTGTACCGAATTTGGAAATTTCCAAGTGGCACCAAAATTTGATGCTATTCGTTCGccaaagattgatttaag GTATCATCTGGACCTTTGCAAGGATATGTTTGGAGAAGGGATCTCCCCAAACCTGAATATGACCAACATTTATTATGGAGGCACAAATATTGCTG GTTCAAAAATAATCTTCACCAATGGCTCACAAGATCCTTGGCGCCATGCATCCAAGCAAACATCAACCAAAGATT TGCCTTCCTACTTGATCAAATGTCACAATTGCGCGCATGGCATCGATATCATCGGTTGCCCTAAGTCAGCTTCAAAAATTAAAG GTGGTCTGGAACAGTGCACAACAGCGGTGCAACAAGTGAGACAGCACATCATGGACCACATTGGCTTGTGGCTTTCACAATGTTCAGTCACTATGAGTTCATAA